A genomic region of Eucalyptus grandis isolate ANBG69807.140 chromosome 5, ASM1654582v1, whole genome shotgun sequence contains the following coding sequences:
- the LOC104447601 gene encoding G-type lectin S-receptor-like serine/threonine-protein kinase At1g61550 isoform X2, with protein sequence MSSCFTISLSLLFFFINFVGTESAPTFLRHYCPNTTLFTPNSAYQSNLNTLLSSLASAAADGADGFANATVGQNHPDQVYGLFFCRGDINTSTCGDCVATGKQDILQRCPNQRVSVIWYDECMLRYSDGSIYSVMEQVPSFKTYRTRNITNPTQFMLVLGETMDDIAARASVGKSGKKLAVAEANFTSSQKLYTLAQCTPDLTVLECNTCLQARIGGLPQGKQGGRLFAPSCSMRFELYPFYNASAMAALVPPPSYLRSPHAPVTRRKALQSSTIYSITASSPLAQDQTLVSSSQIFELRFFTPKGSAKQYVGIWYKQMTPSRVVWVANRDKPLGHTDQSASLIIGEDGNLKLLDGRQNTVWSTNAMAKSNYSEALLSDYGNFVLQDRNAHIMWESFDEPIDTLLPNMKIGVNVKEGKKLNLTSWKGEDDPSHGSFVAGVTSETPPQLFIWNGSSPYWRSGHWDKTKFIGVPNITNIFYDLQQDNVQGTSYYYLKNYNNSIFEYVFISSEGSLKAAYWFNGWITYWEVPAPTNPCDIYGICGPFGVCNPFSSPICRCLKGFKPRSDEEWNRGNWTRGCLRKMELNCQKSASAAASTTVEKDMFRQMRQIKLPDSADHLLIDNAEGCQSWCLENCSCLAFSYVNAIGCMAWSKDLLDTQQLSMGGEDLFIRLVYASAGMDTGVPTRTKLIIGLSTISGIILFGASISVCGLSKWRGKFRKMKIPRLFTSEKLLRDTTWKDQMKEDDTSKLVVYDFDSIRLATDNFNVKNKLGQGGFGPVYKGKLNDGKEIAAKRLSSSSGQGIAEFKNEILLISKLQHRNLVRLFGCCIEGEEKILVYEYLPNKSLDTFLFDSKEKAKLSWSVRFHIIQGVAKGLLYLHRDSCLRVIHRDLKVSNILLDEKMNPKISDFGLSRMFEGTQVLVNTHKIVGTLGYMSPEYAMGGIFSEKSDVYSFGVLLLEIISGKKNTSLDYPGQHLNLLTYAWHLWCEDKGLDLMDEGIADAFLVSEVMRCIQLGLLCTQDHATDRPNMFAVVLMLNGESNLSQPKQPTYTFSRSPAHEVPSQEESIRSVNTITISTVEGR encoded by the exons ATGAGTTCTTGCTTcaccatctccctctctcttctcttcttcttcatcaattttgTAGGTACTGAATCAGCACCCACGTTTCTACGGCATTACTGCCCAAACACCACCCTCTTCACTCCCAACTCCGCCTACCAATCCAACCTCAAcaccctcctctcttccctcgCCTCTGCTGCCGCCGATGGCGCTGATGGCTTCGCCAATGCTACTGTTGGCCAAAACCATCCCGACCAGGTCTACGGGCTCTTTTTCTGCCGTGGTGACATCAACACCTCCACGTGCGGCGACTGCGTGGCCACTGGAAAACAGGATATACTCCAAAGATGCCCCAACCAGCGAGTCTCCGTGATCTGGTACGATGAGTGTATGTTGAGGTACTCCGATGGGTCCATCTACTCGGTCATGGAACAAGTGCCTTCTTTCAAGACGTACCGCACCAGGAACATCACCAATCCAACACAGTTCATGCTAGTCCTGGGAGAGACCATGGACGACATCGCTGCGAGGGCTTCAGTCGGCAAGTCGGGGAAGAAACTTGCCGTTGCGGAGGCAAACTTTACGAGTTCGCAGAAGCTGTACACTCTCGCGCAGTGCACACCGGACTTGACGGTGTTGGAGTGCAACACGTGCCTCCAGGCAAGAATCGGGGGTCTCCCACAGGGGAAGCAAGGTGGGAGGTTGTTCGCTCCAAGCTGCAGCATGAGGTTCGAGCTGTACCCATTTTACAatgcctcggccatggcggcgcTGGTGCCTCCCCCGTCCTACCTTCGTTCTCCTCATGCTCCCGTGACCAGACGTAAAG CACTTCAAAGCAGCACAATTTACAGCATAACTGCATCAAGTCCACTGGCTCAGGACCAAACCCTTGTCTCTAGTAGTCAAATCTTTGAGCTCAGGTTCTTCACGCCCAAAGGATCAGCAAAGCAGTACGTAGGAATATGGTACAAGCAGATGACTCCCTCTAGAGTTGTCTGGGTGGCCAACAGGGACAAGCCACTTGGACATACAGATCAATCTGCAAGTTTAATAATTGGCGAAGATGGAAATCTGAAGCTTCTTGATGGGCGACAAAACACTGTGTGGTCTACTAATGCCATGGCAAAGTCGAATTATTCTGAAGCATTGCTTTCAGACTATGGAAACTTTGTTCTTCAAGACAGGAACGCGCATATAATGTGGGAAAGCTTTGACGAGCCAATAGACACTCTCTTGCCAAACATGAAGATTGGAGTAAATgtgaaagaaggaaagaaactaAACTTGACTTCCTGGAAAGGCGAAGATGATCCCTCACACGGAAGCTTTGTCGCGGGAGTGACATCGGAGACACCACCTCAGCTTTTCATTTGGAATGGATCAAGTCCTTACTGGAGAAGTGGACATTGGGATAAAACCAAGTTCATCGGAGTACCAAACATAACCAACATATTTTACGATCTCCAACAAGATAATGTCCAGGGAACCTCATATTATTACCTCAAAAATTACAACAACTCCATCTTTGAATATGTTTTCATCTCTTCTGAAGGATCTCTAAAGGCAGCTTATTGGTTCAATGGCTGGATAACATATTGGGAGGTACCGGCACCAACTAACCCTTGTGACATTTATGGAATATGTGGCCCCTTTGGAGTTTGCAACCCGTTTAGTTCACCCATATGCAGATGCTTAAAAGGTTTTAAACCTAGATCAGATGAAGAATGGAACAGAGGAAACTGGACCAGAGGGTGCCTTaggaaaatggaattgaattgTCAGAAATCTGCAAGTGCAGCAGCTTCAACAACTGTGGAAAAAGATATGTTTAGGCAAATGAGACAAATAAAATTGCCTGATTCCGCTGATCATTTGTTGATAGATAATGCGGAAGGATGTCAAAGTTGGTGCCTAGAAAACTGCTCGTGCTTGGCCTTTTCTTATGTAAATGCTATAGGATGTATGGCTTGGAGTAAAGACCTCCTAGATACTCAGCAATTATCCATGGGTGGCGAAGATCTATTTATTCGACTTGTGTATGCGAGTGCGGGTATGGATACAG GTGTACCTACGCGAACAAAACTTATCATCGGCCTAAGTACTATTTCTGGCATCATCTTATTTGGAGCTAGTATTTCAGTCTGTGGTCTTTCAAAGTGGAgag GGAagtttaggaaaatgaaaatccCAAGGCTCTTTACGTCAGAAAAATTGCTAAGGGACACTACTTGGAAAGACCAGATGAAGGAAGATGATACATCAAAACTGGTCGTTTATGACTTTGATAGCATACGCCTCGCGACAGATAACTTCAACGTGAAAAACAAACTCGGGCAGGGAGGGTTTGGCCCAGTTTATAAG GGAAAACTGAACGATGGTAAGGAGATAGCAGCAAAGAGACTTTCAAGCAGCTCGGGCCAAGGCATAGCGGAGTTCAAGAATGAGATTCTTCTAATTTCCAAACTTCAACACCGAAATCTGGTGAGACTCTTTGGTTGCTGCATTGAGGGAGAGGAAAAGATTCTAGTGTATGAGTACTTGCCCAACAAGAGCTTGGACACCTTCCTCTTTG ATTCAAAAGAGAAGGCAAAACTTAGCTGGAGTGTACGCTTCCACATTATCCAGGGGGTCGCCAAAGGGCTGCTTTACCTCCACCGCGATTCTTGCCTTAGAGTCATACATCGGGATTTGAAAGTGAGCAACATTCTCTTGGATGAAAAGATGAATCccaagatttcagattttgggcTGTCACGGATGTTTGAAGGCACTCAAGTTTTGGTAAATACTCACAAAATTGTGGGGACACT TGGCTACATGTCTCCAGAGTATGCCATGGGTGGAATATTTTCTGAGAAATCtgatgtttatagctttggAGTACTGCTATTGGAGATTATTAGCGGCAAGAAGAACACAAGTTTAGATTACCCAGGGCAACATCTCAATCTCCTCACTTAT GCTTGGCACTTGTGGTGTGAAGACAAAGGATTAGATCTAATGGATGAAGGCATTGCCGATGCATTTTTGGTGTCAGAAGTGATGAGATGCATTCAGTTAGGGCTTCTCTGTACGCAAGACCATGCCACAGATAGACCCAACATGTTTGCCGTGGTTCTAATGCTGAATGGGGAGTCCAATCTTTCACAGCCAAAGCAACCGACATATACATTTTCACGCTCGCCGGCTCACGAAGTCCCATCACAAGAAGAAAGCATCCGATCCGTGAATACCATCACCATTAGTACGGTTGAAGGAagataa